Below is a window of Arabidopsis thaliana chromosome 2, partial sequence DNA.
ttaaaacttgTATATTATAACAATGAATACACATGTAATAATGTAAACATACATCCAATCaacaaatgaaagaaacaatcCGATAATTTCAGTAATGTTAAAGCAAAGGGAGGAAACAAAAGGCTATGATTAGTCCAACAAGAGGGGctacagaaaaagaaagccaCGAGACATGCAAATGCAATCACGCATCTTAAAAGCAAGCCCAAGTTTTGACTGACAAGCAACCACGACGCAGTAAAGTGGAGTTCTCAAAATTAGCGCATATATAAAGTACTTGAACTATGTGTGTATCTTTCCAATAAAATGCAATTCTATAATGACTGCCAAAATCAGTActtcatattatttttgagGAAATATCGTATATGTGTATCTTTTtctaacaaaagtttttttattcaatatagaaaaaaatgagtatatttacaatttacatATCATAAGATTAAAGTTgcaaagaaataaagagaagatgCAAATGAAAATAATGGAAGAAAAGAGGGGACAGAGAGGAGGCGGAGGcagtaagaaaataagaaagtgAGGAAATTGTAATTTGTAGTGTTGTTAGGGAACATCTCTCCTTTATCctttttctcttgattttttttttgtttcttcaatattTCTCTAAAACTCAATTGGTTCCAACTAATTAGTACATTTTTTCCAAACTGAAATATCGAAACCTGAATTAAGCGAGGGAACCAAGCCGGTTTCAACTCTAGTGCGTATATGTCTCTAATTGCTTACATGGTTCAATCCAAACCAAGCTACACTATGCTTGCACGTTGTGTTATTTTGTGAAGGATGAAATTATAATAACGAAGTTTGATGAATTGAAATGAAATTAGTTTCGTCACGAAGCACACATCcattaaaatttgattcttatattatattttcaatgaaattatataattttaccATAAGGCACGCATCCATTGTACAATGTACATGTTGTGGTTGAGGGAGTCCACGTGGAAACAAAAATGCCACGTGGGTAATGACAAGAAATATAGTCGTTGGTCGTTGTGTCGTGAGTGTGtgtgtttcctttttctcgTGCTTGCAAATATGAGAAATGTGACGTCTCCTTAAGTTCCATAGACAAAGGAACTCTCATTAGGTCCTCTCTTTAAGGTGAACCATTCATTACTCATGCCCCCTCTCTTCcttcgcttttttttttcttttcaattttcaaattttctctatttatttagttattattaCGTCTAACAACTTCTCTTTCGCAAATATATTACGTATGATTTACATCATTATATAGGCACTTTTTACCGGTTTGGAATAGTCCGTTTTAGACCGATTATGGCAGCGCTGATACAACTTGTTTAGTAGttgactaatttttttttatgtctaaGCTTCGAATAAACGTAAttgtaaagaaacaaaaatgagatttatcttctttttacaTGAAATAAAATCGGTCTAAGACTTACTTATTGGGGGTTTTGATTATTCAAATCATCTGGTGGAACTAAATCGCATTGTTTTATGGTTAATAATGACTTGGACTTGAATCATCGTAGGCTCAAACATTTGTCATGCTTGCATACATATGATGGGTCCACAACTCCACATCGTAACTTTCGTCATAACTTTTGTTAAACAGAAGTAAAGAACTATACCTAATTAACTTAAGAAAGAAGTGTTAATCCGATTACTAAGCAAGCATTTACCCAAACACTTTCcgaaaataatttgtttgattaaagTGTTAATTGTATCGAGGTCATATGAAAACACATTAATTTTGGAAATGTGGGAAGTAATGTAGTTCCACAAACGCCTCAATGCGCGTCACGATAACCTTTCATGCATTGAACACGATTAAGAAGATGTAATTTCTCAATATTAACTTTAATACTACTTCATATCATCAAAACAgctaaatgtatatatttattttttggggtTAGATATCAAACATTAACTAGCGAGAAACCGAACCCACAAAATCATAACCAACACTTTGATCGAATCATCGTTTGACACGTGTTTTGGTCTGCTACACTAACAACATTTTTAGCGGACGCTGTCTCATCATTCCACCGTCGCTTTTTATTTGTGTGAACTTTGAACAAAAATACGAATTAAGaccatatcaaatttaaaataaaataaaaacaagtcCTAGTTTTATCTTCTATATAAACACACACGTACAAACCAAGCATGGCGGCTCATTACTCATTTGTCTTAAcctaaaattattataaaaaggatagagagagagagagagagctagAGATATGGGAAGAGGGAGAAgttcatcgtcttcttcaataGAGAGTAGCAGCAAGAGCAACCCATTCGGTGCTTCGTCAAGTACTCGAAACCTAAGCACGGACCTGAGACTCGGACTCAGCTTCGGGACATCCTCAGGGACTCAATATTTCAACGGTGGCTATGGGTACTCCGTTGCAGCTCCGGCGGTAGAGGATGCGGAATATGTGGCGGCtgtggaggaggaagaagagaatgagtGTAACAGTGTAGGGAGCTTTTACGTGAAAGTGAACATGGAAGGAGTTCCAATTGGAAGAAAGATCGATCTAATGTCTCTTAATGGCTACCGCGACTTGATCAGAACCCTTGATTTCATGTTCAACGCATCCATTCTCTGTAAGTTTCTATGTATACATAATGTCATATCAGAATGATTTATATGTCTTAGAGGTAGCAAATTTCTAacgatatttttttctttcttataagtccgttttgattttttttttttttttacggaaTGAAAAAATACTTCCGCTCATTactattcttttgtttgaaggTTAATATCGCCGTAATAATCGCCCATCACTATTTCAtaggttgtttgtttgtttgtcaaaaaaaaaatctggatAACGTTATATGTCAGAGTTATTATTCCGTAGGTAGAGTTTATATATTGCGCAGTGTGTAAGTACTGTGTAATGGGTAAATTgtaaaaatgatgaaaactGATGGGAAttgaaaaaatggaaatatataggggctgaagaagaagacatgtgCAATGAGAAGAGTCACGTGCTAACGTACGCAGATAAGGAAGGTGACTGGATGATGGTTGGAGATGTTCCTTGGGAGTAAGCACTCTTTTCATccttttttgtataattagaTTGTTAATTATGCAGAAAATTAACTATATGATCAtccttatatatatttttaatttgtgggTTGATTTTTTGCAGGATGTTCTTGTCTACTGTGAGAAGACTGAAGATTTCAAGAGCTAATTACCACTACTGATATATAAGTCTACGTACTTGTTGTGTTTAAATCGAAGTAATGccaagaaaaaagtttttgcCTGATGTAAATCAATGGTCggatatttataatattattttcatttttcttttgtgataGATAGTACATAAATCTTGAACTCACTCTGATTATTCTCGGTAgtacacaaaaaaatagtaaaaaaaggaaaaaacaattatccGATCGACAATCATGTTTCAGTGCATTAAACCAGTCAGACCATTGGTCATtggatatttgaatttatataattagttgaatgcttttataaataaaattataggatgtactttcttttgtttgtcaaatAGGATGTAGTCCAGTTTCAGAAAATACTAGTAGTCAAGAAAACCAAGCGACAAATTAATGTCGAGAGACAACTTCTAAATTTTCGAagaatttttggatttgattatCGATTTGACCACAATGTACATTTGATATATACAAGGAAGGAGGCAGGGGAAACAACAAATTCCCACCTGATATTTCCTACTTTGTGTTTTGGAAATAAATGGGCCTTCTCCTTTGATTAAGCCCAAGTTCGATCCCATCTATAAATAATGCAACTTAAAACTCACAAAAGTATTCGGCTTACGCAAAATATAGGGTTTCTGTTTATTCCAATCATAGCTTCCGGATCAAGCAAAACAGAGACCGAGACGGAGCAAATCGCTTCTACGGAGGGCCCCATTGATACGACGAACACTGATGAATCTACAGTCTCTTCCTCTCTGAACAATGACAAAAGTCCGACTACAATCCGGAGGAAGATAATTCCGGCGATagcaacgaagaagaagacgaaaacgAAAGCGACGAAGATAGCGTAGTGGACTATGGAGATTCAAAGCGATCAACCGGAATGGGGAGTGGATAGCTACGATTATGTATACATAGAAACTATCCAAAACTATCAACTTGGCTTAATGAAAATGATAGTTTTGgatattcttgttttgaaCACCCAATCTCAAATGGTATAATACATTACAGTACCCTCAATAATATAATAAGAACCAAAAAATTACCCAAAATAGAAATTcacaacaataataaatataacGGGGCATAATtgacataaaataaaaataaagggacaaaaagataattaaGATCAAGAAGCCGCGGTTAGATGAAGCTGAACTAACGAAGCATAAACTCCGTCTTTGATATTGATCAACGTGTCGTGCTTTCCTTTCTCAACGATGACGCCGTTCTTAACGACGGCAATTACGTCAGCATTCTTAATCGTCGATAACCGGTGAGCTACCACAATCGTAGTCCGGTTTACCATAACACGGTCTAGCGCGTCCTGAACCACACGCTCAGACTCAGCGTCAAGAGCACTCGTGGCTTCGTCGAGCAGCAACACCTTTGGATCTTTGACGATGGCTCTGGCTATAGCTACTCGTTGCTTTTGTCCGCCTGATAATTGAATTCCTCTTTCTCCCACCATCGTATCATAACCCTAAATCAGGCAAGTAATCTCCGGTTAATTTGACCCGACCCGATAACCCATTGATTTGGGAATCAGAGTAAGAACCCTAAAGGTTGAGTTTTTACCTGTTGCAGACCACTGATGAATCCATGGGCGTTTGATAATTCAGCTGAAGATACGATTTCGGATTCACTCGCGTCTCCTCCTTTGCCATAAGCAATGTTGGCTCTAATTGTCTCGTTGAACAAGATTGGTTCTTGGCTCACAAGTCCCGTTTGTTGTCTTAGCCATTTTAGTCTTAGGCTCTTGATCTCTACACCGTCAAGAGTGATCTCACCTGAATCTGGATCGTAAAACCTCTGCAACAATGCAATCACCGTTGATTTCCCGCTACCGCTTTCTCCAACCAAAGCAACTGTCTGGAATGTGAAACAGAGAACAGAGGTTTACTCAAAAGGTTCTGCCTTTTTTGCTCAAAGAATGAAAGTTTTGAAATCCTAACCTTTCCAGCTCGAATGCTTAGACAGAGGTCTTGGAAGATTTGAACATCTGGTCTTGCTGGGTATTTGAAACTAACATGACGAAGCTCAATGTCTCCTTTAACATTATCCAACACTCTTCCTGATTCCACACTTGGGTCAATCTTTGATTCCCTGTCCATTATTGCGAAAATCGAGGCAGCAGCTACATCGGCTTTGCTGGAATCTGGAGATAACGAACTCGATTGAGATATCGCCATTGCCGCCATTGTCAAAGCAAAGAAAACCTGCATTGTTAAACATGACAAGGGATCAAGAAACTCTCAAGGGAAGGCATTTATCATCAAcatgttgtgtgttttgtttccgTACCCTGAAAACAGAGTCGAAGGTTGTTTTGCCATCATCGACAAGGCGTGCTCCAACGTAGAAACTGGCAGcgtaagaagagaagaggacgAAGAAAGAGAAGCCGAAACCAATACCACTGACTATGCCTTGACGAATCCCATTCTTCATTGGACCTTCACATTTCTTTGAGTACATGTTCATCACCTTGTCTTCTGCACAGAATGAAGCAACGGTTCTTATGCTCCCTACCGCGTCATTCGCTACTTGGCTTGCTTCCCCGTACATTTTCTGCCAATGATTTAAAGTAACGTTAATCAAATGATTGAGAGAATCTAGTTGGTATATGTATGAAAAGTAGTAACTAGTTTACCtatcttagcaaaaaaaaaaaaaaaaaaaactagtttacCTTTGCATCAGCGCTGAAACCTTTCATGAACTTCATATAAAGAAATCCATTGAGTGCGATAAGCGGGAGCATCGCGAGGACCACGAAAGCTAATTGCCAACAAGCCAAAAATGCAATGATCAAACCAGCCAATATAGATGAAAGATTCTGAACTGTCTGAGCCAAAGAGTCTCCAACTAGACCACGGATTGTGGCAGCATCTGCTGATAGCCTTGCTCCTATGGTTCCACTAGAATTCTCTGGCTCGTCGAACCATCCAACTTCCATGTGAACCACTTTCTCAAAACACATACTTCTGATCCTCTGCACTAGTTTACATCCAGCTATggcaaagaagaaggtttgtGCTGGGTATGCAATGATGGATGCGAAACCAAGAACCATGAATATGATTGCCCAGAAGCTTGTATCTTCTTTTAGCTTTTTAGGTGGTTGGAAAAACGCTTTGATTACGCTGGAGATTAGTATGCCAAAGATTGGAAGGATAACGCCATTTGCTGCTGCGGATATTGATCCAAGTATTAGCACCGGAATCTCTGGTTTGTTTAGAGCAGCAATTCTGAAAATGGAgactttttttggttcggtttttGGTTGTGTAGTATCATCCTCTTCTTGATCTTGAACGACGTTTCCGTCAATTCCTGCTGGAAAACCAAACATATTGAAAGAATGGCGGCTGCTGTTTCCTCTGGATGATCCTCCTTTGCTTAGAGACCGGCCTAGAGACGATTTTCTCAGACTAGATTGTTTGAATGATTCAATTGATGACATCTTTTGCTCCTCCGCTGCATTCTCATcagatttcttctcttcttgtagACGAATCAGCTGAGAATAAGCTCCTTCCGGGTCCTTTAGTAGTTCCGTGTGAGAACCTGTTCATCAAATTTTGCTATCACACATGTGTATCCATATGCAAAAAGTGAATAAGAATGTTAGGTAGTTTACCTTTCTCGACGATCTTGCCTTGGTGGATCACAGCGATCATATCCGCATTTCGCACAGTGCTTAACCGATGAGCGACCACAACAGTAGTCCGGTTAACCATAATTCTATCAAGCGCTTCTTGAACCACTCTCTCAGATTCTGCATCAAGCGCGCTTGTAGCTTCATCTAAAAGTAAGATTCTTGGATCTTTTAAGATTGCTCTAGCCACCgcgattctctgtttttgtccACCGGAAAGCTGAGTACCATGTTCTCCAACCATTGTATCCAAACCCTGTGGTAGCTTATCCACAAATTTAGATGCGTTTGCTAGCTCTGCAGCTGCTTTAATCTCTTCGGTTGTTGCGTCTTCTTTGCCGTACGCAATGTTATCCTTGATGCTTGCAGTGAACAAAACTGGTTCTTGACTCACAAGTCCAATCTTGCTTCTAATCCATTTTAGCTGAAACTCTTTTAAGTTAATACCATCTATGAGAACGTCACCAGCTTGTGGATCGTAAAACCTCTCAATCAGACTCACAACAGTAGATTTCCCGCTCCCACTTTGTCCAACTAAAGCCACCGTTGTACCACTCGAGATAAACAGAGAGAATCCGCGAAATATTTGCTCATCGGGTCTCGCTGGGTAAGTAAAGTAAACATCTTTGAGCTCAATATCTCCCTTAATGTCATCCAAAACTTTACCATTTGTACTATAAGAATCTATGTTAGGTCTTCTCTCAATTGTCTCAAACATCTTGTAAGCCGCGGCTTGTCCAGCTGCAAATGCGCTTAAGCAAGGCGATGTTTGACCTAACGACCTAAGGAAGGAACAAAAAGATATCTCAAATTAGTTTGCAGGGAAGTTAATGAACCAAAGAGGTATTGCTAATGAAAGGTACTTACATGGATCCAGTTAAAACAGCGATGATGATATTGAGAACTTGTCCTCCTGTGTAGCCTTTATCCAATATCAACTTTCCTCCATACCATACTGCTAAAGCGTAGCTACAAAAGACTACAAGAAAGAGCGTTCCAAGACCCAATCCAGTTGAACCACCTTCAATGACTCCTGCTTTATAAGCAGTGACAAGATGTTTATTGTAATTGCTTATCGCTTGTTTCTCTCCTGTAAATGATGCAACCTGCAAAAATGTAGATAGTAAGTCTTTGTGGTTTTGGTAATTTTGGCTAAGTAAAAGTGTATAAGTAAGCCTAATTACCGTTCTTATAGAACCAATTGTTTGCTCAACTACAGTGGCAGCTTTGGCGTAAGCAGTTTGTCCACGAGAAGCTGTTTTAGCAATGACGATAGCCAGAAGTGCACCAGCCATTACAAGTAGAGGAATTGAAGATAACATGACCAACGTTAGAAGCCATCCTCTTACGAAAGCTATCACAAAGCCTCCTACAAATGTTGCTAGAAGTTGTATAGCTTTTCCCACCTGAcaaaaacgtcgtcgttttaacaaataaagttTCAAACATTAGAACGCcatgttgacttttttttagtAGCTTACCTTTTCTCCCATGGCATCTTGGATTAGCACAGTGTCACCGGACATTCTTCCAACAACTTCTCCTGTATTTGTATCGATGTCGAAAAA
It encodes the following:
- the IAA20 gene encoding indole-3-acetic acid inducible 20 (indole-3-acetic acid inducible 20 (IAA20); CONTAINS InterPro DOMAIN/s: Aux/IAA-ARF-dimerisation (InterPro:IPR011525), AUX/IAA protein (InterPro:IPR003311); BEST Arabidopsis thaliana protein match is: indole-3-acetic acid inducible 30 (TAIR:AT3G62100.1); Has 1768 Blast hits to 1768 proteins in 78 species: Archae - 0; Bacteria - 0; Metazoa - 0; Fungi - 0; Plants - 1767; Viruses - 0; Other Eukaryotes - 1 (source: NCBI BLink).) is translated as MGRGRSSSSSSIESSSKSNPFGASSSTRNLSTDLRLGLSFGTSSGTQYFNGGYGYSVAAPAVEDAEYVAAVEEEEENECNSVGSFYVKVNMEGVPIGRKIDLMSLNGYRDLIRTLDFMFNASILWAEEEDMCNEKSHVLTYADKEGDWMMVGDVPWEMFLSTVRRLKISRANYHY
- the IAA20 gene encoding indole-3-acetic acid inducible 20 translates to MGRGRSSSSSSIESSSKSNPFGASSSTRNLSTDLRLGLSFGTSSGTQYFNGGYGYSVAAPAVEDAEYVAAVEEEEENECNSVGSFYVKVNMEGVPIGRKIDLMSLNGYRDLIRTLDFMFNASILWAEEEDMCNEKSHVLTYADKEGDWMMVGDVPWE
- a CDS encoding uncharacterized protein (unknown protein; LOCATED IN: endomembrane system; Has 30201 Blast hits to 17322 proteins in 780 species: Archae - 12; Bacteria - 1396; Metazoa - 17338; Fungi - 3422; Plants - 5037; Viruses - 0; Other Eukaryotes - 2996 (source: NCBI BLink).); its protein translation is MGPSVEAICSVSVSVLLDPEAMIGINRNPIFCVSRILL
- the ABCB4 gene encoding ATP binding cassette subfamily B4 (ATP binding cassette subfamily B4 (ABCB4); FUNCTIONS IN: xenobiotic-transporting ATPase activity, ATPase activity, coupled to transmembrane movement of substances; INVOLVED IN: in 8 processes; LOCATED IN: plasma membrane, membrane; EXPRESSED IN: 14 plant structures; EXPRESSED DURING: 4 anthesis, petal differentiation and expansion stage; CONTAINS InterPro DOMAIN/s: ATPase, AAA+ type, core (InterPro:IPR003593), ABC transporter-like (InterPro:IPR003439), ABC transporter, transmembrane domain, type 1 (InterPro:IPR011527), ABC transporter integral membrane type 1 (InterPro:IPR017940), ABC transporter, transmembrane domain (InterPro:IPR001140), ABC transporter, conserved site (InterPro:IPR017871); BEST Arabidopsis thaliana protein match is: P-glycoprotein 21 (TAIR:AT3G62150.1); Has 844144 Blast hits to 390751 proteins in 4168 species: Archae - 14748; Bacteria - 659498; Metazoa - 17847; Fungi - 13026; Plants - 10001; Viruses - 45; Other Eukaryotes - 128979 (source: NCBI BLink).) — protein: MASESGLNGDPNILEEVSETKRDKEEEEEVKKTEKKDEEHEKTKTVPFYKLFAFADSFDFLLMILGTLGSIGNGLGFPLMTLLFGDLIDAFGENQTNTTDKVSKVALKFVWLGIGTFAAAFLQLSGWMISGERQAARIRSLYLKTILRQDIAFFDIDTNTGEVVGRMSGDTVLIQDAMGEKVGKAIQLLATFVGGFVIAFVRGWLLTLVMLSSIPLLVMAGALLAIVIAKTASRGQTAYAKAATVVEQTIGSIRTVASFTGEKQAISNYNKHLVTAYKAGVIEGGSTGLGLGTLFLVVFCSYALAVWYGGKLILDKGYTGGQVLNIIIAVLTGSMSLGQTSPCLSAFAAGQAAAYKMFETIERRPNIDSYSTNGKVLDDIKGDIELKDVYFTYPARPDEQIFRGFSLFISSGTTVALVGQSGSGKSTVVSLIERFYDPQAGDVLIDGINLKEFQLKWIRSKIGLVSQEPVLFTASIKDNIAYGKEDATTEEIKAAAELANASKFVDKLPQGLDTMVGEHGTQLSGGQKQRIAVARAILKDPRILLLDEATSALDAESERVVQEALDRIMVNRTTVVVAHRLSTVRNADMIAVIHQGKIVEKGSHTELLKDPEGAYSQLIRLQEEKKSDENAAEEQKMSSIESFKQSSLRKSSLGRSLSKGGSSRGNSSRHSFNMFGFPAGIDGNVVQDQEEDDTTQPKTEPKKVSIFRIAALNKPEIPVLILGSISAAANGVILPIFGILISSVIKAFFQPPKKLKEDTSFWAIIFMVLGFASIIAYPAQTFFFAIAGCKLVQRIRSMCFEKVVHMEVGWFDEPENSSGTIGARLSADAATIRGLVGDSLAQTVQNLSSILAGLIIAFLACWQLAFVVLAMLPLIALNGFLYMKFMKGFSADAKKMYGEASQVANDAVGSIRTVASFCAEDKVMNMYSKKCEGPMKNGIRQGIVSGIGFGFSFFVLFSSYAASFYVGARLVDDGKTTFDSVFRVFFALTMAAMAISQSSSLSPDSSKADVAAASIFAIMDRESKIDPSVESGRVLDNVKGDIELRHVSFKYPARPDVQIFQDLCLSIRAGKTVALVGESGSGKSTVIALLQRFYDPDSGEITLDGVEIKSLRLKWLRQQTGLVSQEPILFNETIRANIAYGKGGDASESEIVSSAELSNAHGFISGLQQGYDTMVGERGIQLSGGQKQRVAIARAIVKDPKVLLLDEATSALDAESERVVQDALDRVMVNRTTIVVAHRLSTIKNADVIAVVKNGVIVEKGKHDTLINIKDGVYASLVQLHLTAAS
- the ABCB4 gene encoding ATP binding cassette subfamily B4, translated to MASESGLNGDPNILEEVSETKRDKEEEEEVKKTEKKDEEHEKTKTVPFYKLFAFADSFDFLLMILGTLGSIGNGLGFPLMTLLFGDLIDAFGENQTNTTDKVSKVALKFVWLGIGTFAAAFLQLSGWMISGERQAARIRSLYLKTILRQDIAFFDIDTNTGEVVGRMSGDTVLIQDAMGEKVGKAIQLLATFVGGFVIAFVRGWLLTLVMLSSIPLLVMAGALLAIVIAKTASRGQTAYAKAATVVEQTIGSIRTVASFTGEKQAISNYNKHLVTAYKAGVIEGGSTGLGLGTLFLVVFCSYALAVWYGGKLILDKGYTGGQVLNIIIAVLTGSMSLGQTSPCLSAFAAGQAAAYKMFETIERRPNIDSYSTNGKVLDDIKGDIELKDVYFTYPARPDEQIFRGFSLFISSGTTVALVGQSGSGKSTVVSLIERFYDPQAGDVLIDGINLKEFQLKWIRSKIGLVSQEPVLFTASIKDNIAYGKEDATTEEIKAAAELANASKFVDKLPQGLDTMVGEHGTQLSGGQKQRIAVARAILKDPRILLLDEATSALDAESERVVQEALDRIMVNRTTVVVAHRLSTVRNADMIAVIHQGKIVEKGSHTELLKDPEGAYSQLIRLQEEKKSDENAAEEQKMSSIESFKQSSLRKSSLGRSLSKGGSSRGNSSRHSFNMFGFPAGIDGNVVQDQEEDDTTQPKTEPKKVSIFRIAALNKPEIPVLILGSISAAANGVILPIFGILISSVIKAFFQPPKKLKEDTSFWAIIFMVLGFASIIAYPAQTFFFAIAGCKLVQRIRSMCFEKVVHMEVGWFDEPENSSGTIGARLSADAATIRGLVGDSLAQTVQNLSSILAGLIIAFLACWQLAFVVLAMLPLIALNGFLYMKFMKGFSADAKKMYGEASQVANDAVGSIRTVASFCAEDKVMNMYSKKCEGPMKNGIRQGIVSGIGFGFSFFVLFSSYAASFYVGARLVDDGKTTFDSVFRVFFALTMAAMAISQSSSLSPDSSKADVAAASIFAIMDRESKIDPSVESGRVLDNVKGDIELRHVSFKYPARPDVQIFQDLCLSIRAGKTVALVGESGSGKSTVIALLQRFYDPDSGEITLDGVEIKSLRLKWLRQQTGLVSQEPILFNETIRANIAYGKGGDASESEIVSSAELSNAHGFISGLQQVKTQPLGFLL
- the ABCB4 gene encoding ATP binding cassette subfamily B4 produces the protein MASESGLNGDPNILEEVSETKRDKEEEEEVKKTEKKDEEHEKTKTVPFYKLFAFADSFDFLLMILGTLGSIGNGLGFPLMTLLFGDLIDAFGENQTNTTDKVSKVALKFVWLGIGTFAAAFLQLSGWMISGERQAARIRSLYLKTILRQDIAFFDIDTNTGEVVGRMSGDTVLIQDAMGEKVGKAIQLLATFVGGFVIAFVRGWLLTLVMLSSIPLLVMAGALLAIVIAKTASRGQTAYAKAATVVEQTIGSIRTVASFTGEKQAISNYNKHLVTAYKAGVIEGGSTGLGLGTLFLVVFCSYALAVWYGGKLILDKGYTGGQVLNIIIAVLTGSMSLGQTSPCLSAFAAGQAAAYKMFETIERRPNIDSYSTNGKVLDDIKGDIELKDVYFTYPARPDEQIFRGFSLFISSGTTVALVGQSGSGKSTVVSLIERFYDPQAGDVLIDGINLKEFQLKWIRSKIGLVSQEPVLFTASIKDNIAYGKEDATTEEIKAAAELANASKFVDKLPQGLDTMVGEHGTQLSGGQKQRIAVARAILKDPRILLLDEATSALDAESERVVQEALDRIMVNRTTVVVAHRLSTVRNADMIAVIHQGKIVEKGSHTELLKDPEGAYSQLIRLQEEKKSDENAAEEQKMSSIESFKQSSLRKSSLGRSLSKGGSSRGNSSRHSFNMFGFPAGIDGNVVQDQEEDDTTQPKTEPKKVSIFRIAALNKPEIPVLILGSISAAANGVILPIFGILISSVIKAFFQPPKKLKEDTSFWAIIFMVLGFASIIAYPAQTFFFAIAGCKLVQRIRSMCFEKVVHMEVGWFDEPENSSGTIGARLSADAATIRGLVGDSLAQTVQNLSSILAGLIIAFLACWQLAFVVLAMLPLIALNGFLYMKFMKGFSADAKKMYGEASQVANDAVGSIRTVASFCAEDKVMNMYSKKCEGPMKNGIRQGIVSGIGFGFSFFVLFSSYAASFYVGARLVDDGKTTFDSVFRVFFALTMAAMAISQSSSLSPDSSKADVAAASIFAIMDRESKIDPSVESGRVLDNVKGDIELRHVSFKYPARPDVQIFQDLCLSIRAGKVRISKLSFFEQKRQNLLSKPLFSVSHSRQLLWLEKAVAGNQR
- the ABCB4 gene encoding ATP binding cassette subfamily B4, with product MASESGLNGDPNILEEVSETKRDKEEEEEVKKTEKKDEEHEKTKTVPFYKLFAFADSFDFLLMILGTLGSIGNGLGFPLMTLLFGDLIDAFGENQTNTTDKVSKVALKFVWLGIGTFAAAFLQLSGWMISGERQAARIRSLYLKTILRQDIAFFDIDTNTGEVVGRMSGDTVLIQDAMGEKVGKAIQLLATFVGGFVIAFVRGWLLTLVMLSSIPLLVMAGALLAIVIAKTASRGQTAYAKAATVVEQTIGSIRTVASFTGEKQAISNYNKHLVTAYKAGVIEGGSTGLGLGTLFLVVFCSYALAVWYGGKLILDKGYTGGQVLNIIIAVLTGSMSLGQTSPCLSAFAAGQAAAYKMFETIERRPNIDSYSTNGKVLDDIKGDIELKDVYFTYPARPDEQIFRGFSLFISSGTTVALVGQSGSGKSTVVSLIERFYDPQAGDVLIDGINLKEFQLKWIRSKIGLVSQEPVLFTASIKDNIAYGKEDATTEEIKAAAELANASKFVDKLPQGLDTMVGEHGTQLSGGQKQRIAVARAILKDPRILLLDEATSALDAESERVVQEALDRIMVNRTTVVVAHRLSTVRNADMIAVIHQGKIVEKGSHTELLKDPEGAYSQLIRLQEEKKSDENAAEEQKMSSIESFKQSSLRKSSLGRSLSKGGSSRGNSSRHSFNMFGFPAGIDGNVVQDQEEDDTTQPKTEPKKVSIFRIAALNKPEIPVLILGSISAAANGVILPIFGILISSVIKAFFQPPKKLKEDTSFWAIIFMVLGFASIIAYPAQTFFFAIAGCKLVQRIRSMCFEKVVHMEVGWFDEPENSSGTIGARLSADAATIRGLVGDSLAQTVQNLSSILAGLIIAFLACWQLAFVVLAMLPLIALNGFLYMKFMKGFSADAKKMYGEASQVANDAVGSIRTVASFCAEDKVMNMYSKKCEGPMKNGIRQGIVSGIGFGFSFFVLFSSYAASFYVGARLVDDGKTTFDSVFRVRKQNTQHVDDKCLPLRVS